The following proteins come from a genomic window of Triticum aestivum cultivar Chinese Spring chromosome 6A, IWGSC CS RefSeq v2.1, whole genome shotgun sequence:
- the LOC123132029 gene encoding pentatricopeptide repeat-containing protein At4g01990, mitochondrial, with protein MLRTAIAAEARRRISLAPARFAHELAQAQAQAQTAVPERGGFDPSWAPLYRRISRLYGRPPGMVAAEMDNYLRKRRPLSADQIVAYVRKLRKFKSNACALELMDWMESRGAKLIPGHQALRLGLVSKVHGIQAAEEYFWSLPDKSKKTYSSLLNCYGEHRMASKGLELYEKMKVMDIVPNTLLYNNLMTLYQKAGQPEKIPSTFEEMRESGISANNFTYCILIESYVTMNDLEAAEKVLEELQKVAPVHWSLYTMMANNYLKQELFGKAEVALKKAEEVMDKAELLSWHFLISLYARSGNSTELKRIWESLKSTFKKCSNKNYLVMLEALSMIDDLESLQQIFQEWESSNEHYDMRITNVMIKAYLDKGMIDEAEAIRQSTMSQGHCNGRTVYMFAEFYLDKSDVTAALEILRDAKKMLTAHKWVPSEKLTSRFLKHYEESKDVDGVESFCECLKKLECLDAEAYEGMVRTYIAAGRTNPSIAQRIEDDGIHVGPETTKLLERVSGN; from the exons ATGTTGCGCACGGCGATCGCCGCGGAGGCCCGGCGGCGCATCTCCCTTGCCCCGGCAAGATTCGCGCACGAGCTCGCGCAGGCGCAGGCGCAGGCCCAGACGGCCGTCCCTGAGCGGGGCGGCTTTGATCCATCGTGGGCCCCGCTCTACAGGAGAATCTCGAGGCTGTACGGCAGGCCGCCGGGAATGGTGGCGGCGGAGATGGACAACTATCTCCGCAAGCGGCGCCCGCTCTCCGCGGACCAGATCGTCGCCTACGTCCGGAAGCTCCGCAAGTTCAAGAGCAACGCTTGCGCGCTCGAG TTGATGGACTGGATGGAATCTCGTGGAGCAAAGTTGATACCTGGGCATCAAGCGCTGCGGCTTGGCCTGGTTTCAAAAGTGCATGGGATACAGGCAGCTGAAGAATATTTCTGGAGCCTTCCTGATAAGTCAAAGAAAACTTATTCATCTTTGCTTAACTGCTATGGTGAACACAGAATGGCAAGCAAAGGTCTGGAACTCTATGAGAAGATGAAAGTCATGGACATTGTTCCAAATACACTGTTGTACAACAACTTGATGACTTTGTACCAAAAGGCGGGCCAGCCAGAGAAAATCCCCTCCACATTTGAAGAAATGCGAGAAAGTGGTATAAGTGCTAACAATTTTACATATTGCATATTGATAGAAAGCTATGTTACAATGAATGACCTGGAGGCTGCAGAGAAAGTCCTGGAAGAATTGCAGAAGGTGGCTCCAGTTCACTGGTCCTTGTACACTATGATGGCAAACAATTACCTCAAACAAGAGCTGTTTGGAAAGGCAGAAGTGGCCCTAAAGAAAGCTGAGGAAGTCATGGATAAAGCTGAGTTGTTGTCCTGGCATTTCCTCATCTCTTTGTATGCCCGTTCTGGCAATTCAACCGAGCTTAAGAGGATCTGGGAGTCTTTGAAGTCCACATTCAAGAAATGCTCGAACAAAAACTATCTTGTGATGCTTGAAGCTCTGAGTATGATTGATGACCTTGAGTCTTTGCAGCAAATCTTTCAGGAGTGGGAATCGAGTAATGAACATTACGACATGAGGATAACAAATGTCATGATCAAAGCTTACCTTGATAAGGGCATGATAGACGAAGCTGAGGCTATCCGTCAGAGCACCATGTCTCAGGGCCATTGCAACGGGAGGACGGTTTACATGTTTGCCGAGTTCTATTTGGACAAATCTGATGTTACCGCGGCACTGGAGATCTTGAGAGATGCAAAGAAGATGCTTACGGCACACAAATGGGTGCCATCGGAAAAGCTTACGAGCAGATTTCTGAAGCACTATGAAGAGTCAAAGGATGTTGATGGTGTGGAGTCTTTCTGCGAGTGCCTGAAGAAGCTCGAATGCCTTGATGCGGAAGCTTATGAGGGCATGGTGCGGACCTATATAGCTGCAGGTAGAACCAACCCATCCATTGCTCAGCGCATCGAAGATGATGGGATTCACGTTGGCCCTGAGACGACGAAATTGCTGGAGCGTGTTTCCGGCAATTGA